From one Oceanimonas doudoroffii genomic stretch:
- a CDS encoding DOPA 4,5-dioxygenase family protein: MSRAPVNQYDAYHAHVYFDAHTLAFATELCQRIANEFSLEVGRIHQKPVGPHTRWSCQVKFTHADFDRFIPWLERHRGTLSVLVHADTGDDLADHTTHAYWLGEAVALNVQMFK; encoded by the coding sequence ATGTCGAGAGCACCGGTTAATCAATACGATGCCTACCACGCCCACGTTTATTTTGATGCGCACACGCTGGCCTTTGCCACTGAATTGTGCCAGCGCATTGCCAATGAGTTTTCCCTTGAGGTGGGCCGCATTCATCAAAAGCCGGTGGGGCCGCATACCCGGTGGAGCTGCCAGGTGAAGTTTACTCATGCCGACTTTGACCGCTTTATTCCCTGGCTGGAGCGGCATCGCGGCACGCTGAGCGTGCTGGTGCATGCCGACACCGGCGACGATCTGGCGGATCACACCACCCATGCCTACTGGCTGGGTGAGGCGGTAGCGCTGAATGTGCAGATGTTCAAGTAA
- a CDS encoding helix-turn-helix transcriptional regulator translates to MSTHFSQNLRYLCAERGSAAQVCRDIGINQQQFSKYLTGRAKPSSHNLRRISRYFGVRDEDMFEAPEQLIHAYQKNSAKTGSRTDPFYDAFPGSLRDLRRFLGVYQTFNLSPAAPDGVVVALTMLEEHEGQVYSKTVDSMLMRSEDARQSTVYEGKAAYHGERLFVMEFESQNSGSFMMTTLFPPHRYRRKYLFGMVSFLASSPHRMPYSSRTVWERLDTATLPNITPDKCGEFPLHSSRIGPTIRDFLLDDSPVMPDFTSF, encoded by the coding sequence ATGAGTACACACTTCTCCCAGAACCTGCGATATCTGTGCGCCGAGCGGGGTTCAGCGGCACAGGTGTGCCGCGATATCGGCATTAATCAGCAGCAGTTCAGCAAATACCTTACCGGGCGGGCCAAACCTTCCAGCCACAACTTGCGGCGCATTTCCCGCTACTTTGGTGTGCGAGATGAAGACATGTTTGAAGCCCCCGAACAGCTCATTCATGCCTACCAGAAAAATTCGGCCAAAACCGGCAGCCGGACCGACCCCTTTTATGATGCCTTTCCCGGCAGCCTGCGCGACCTCCGTCGCTTTTTGGGGGTTTATCAAACATTTAATTTATCTCCGGCCGCCCCGGATGGCGTGGTGGTGGCGCTAACCATGCTGGAGGAGCATGAGGGGCAGGTTTACAGCAAAACCGTAGACTCCATGCTGATGCGCTCGGAAGATGCGCGGCAAAGCACGGTTTATGAGGGCAAGGCGGCCTATCACGGTGAGCGCTTGTTTGTGATGGAGTTTGAGTCCCAAAACAGCGGCTCTTTTATGATGACCACCCTGTTCCCCCCTCATCGTTACCGCAGAAAATACCTGTTCGGCATGGTTTCTTTTCTTGCGTCGTCGCCTCATCGCATGCCTTATTCTTCGCGCACGGTCTGGGAGCGGCTGGATACCGCCACCCTGCCAAATATTACCCCGGACAAATGCGGCGAGTTTCCGCTGCACTCATCCAGAATCGGGCCAACTATTCGAGACTTTTTGCTTGATGACTCTCCCGTTATGCCGGACTTTACCTCGTTTTAA
- a CDS encoding M81 family metallopeptidase yields MHLFIATLSTETNTFSPLPTSLQNYEDYFLRHGTATQEPPNLMTEALHVWRERAEALGWQVTESLAAIAEPAGRTTKSAYAALKGEIIDDLNKAGQLDVVLLQLHGAMVAEGVDDCEGDITQAVRALCPNAVIGIGLDLHCHLTPAMEDACDLIIMFKEYPHDDASDRAHEIFELAQRTATGEIKPVMASYDCRMISLYLTKEGAMRDFVQHMQALEQEHNILSVSLAHGFPWADLEEVGTRVLVITDADHELAANKAQELGRRLFAERHAVTRQYPDLDEALALAATVTDGPVVLADMSDNSGAGAPGDATYVLQEVLKRGLTNVASGLYWDPMAVRFCLDAGEGAEITLRLGGKVESASGSPVDIRGRIMRIADNVGQHLGAGLEPLGTVVWFQAENGVDLIINNLRIQVYHPEAFEQMGIDLSQKSLIVVKSLFHFYTPFAAISSKVIFCATPGRVNPNINEIVYQDRALDFWPAVENPFENEAVAY; encoded by the coding sequence ATGCATCTATTTATTGCTACTCTCAGCACGGAAACCAACACATTCTCACCCTTGCCCACGTCATTGCAGAATTACGAAGATTATTTTCTCAGGCACGGCACTGCCACCCAGGAGCCCCCCAATTTAATGACCGAAGCCCTTCATGTTTGGCGGGAGCGGGCAGAGGCGTTGGGCTGGCAAGTAACGGAAAGTCTGGCCGCCATTGCCGAGCCCGCCGGGCGAACCACCAAAAGCGCTTATGCCGCGCTGAAGGGCGAAATTATTGATGATCTCAACAAGGCGGGTCAGCTGGACGTGGTGTTGCTGCAACTGCACGGCGCCATGGTGGCCGAGGGCGTGGATGACTGTGAAGGAGATATCACCCAGGCCGTGCGCGCGCTGTGCCCCAATGCGGTGATTGGCATTGGGCTGGACTTGCATTGCCACCTGACTCCGGCCATGGAGGATGCCTGTGATCTGATCATCATGTTCAAGGAATACCCTCATGATGATGCCTCTGATCGCGCCCATGAAATCTTTGAGCTGGCGCAGCGCACGGCGACGGGTGAAATCAAACCGGTCATGGCCAGTTATGACTGCCGCATGATCTCCCTGTATCTCACCAAAGAAGGCGCCATGCGTGACTTTGTGCAGCACATGCAGGCGCTGGAGCAAGAGCACAATATTTTGTCGGTGTCGTTGGCCCATGGCTTTCCCTGGGCCGATCTGGAAGAGGTTGGCACCCGCGTATTGGTGATCACCGATGCCGACCACGAGCTGGCGGCAAACAAGGCACAAGAACTTGGCAGGCGGCTGTTTGCCGAGCGCCACGCGGTGACCCGGCAATATCCGGACCTGGATGAGGCGCTGGCGCTAGCCGCCACCGTGACTGACGGACCCGTGGTGCTGGCGGATATGTCGGACAACTCGGGGGCGGGTGCACCCGGTGATGCAACCTATGTGCTGCAGGAAGTGCTGAAACGCGGGCTGACCAATGTGGCCTCCGGGCTTTACTGGGACCCAATGGCCGTGCGCTTTTGCCTTGATGCCGGCGAAGGGGCAGAGATCACCCTGCGCCTGGGCGGCAAGGTGGAGTCGGCCTCGGGCAGTCCGGTGGATATTCGAGGGCGCATTATGCGCATTGCCGATAATGTTGGGCAGCACCTCGGCGCCGGTCTGGAGCCGTTAGGAACCGTGGTGTGGTTTCAGGCGGAAAACGGGGTGGATCTGATCATCAACAACCTGAGAATTCAGGTGTATCACCCCGAGGCGTTTGAGCAAATGGGCATAGACCTGTCACAAAAATCGCTGATTGTGGTGAAGTCGCTGTTTCATTTCTACACGCCGTTTGCGGCCATCTCGTCAAAGGTAATTTTCTGTGCCACGCCGGGCCGGGTGAATCCAAATATTAATGAAATTGTATATCAGGACCGCGCCCTGGACTTTTGGCCCGCGGTAGAAAACCCATTTGAGAACGAAGCGGTGGCGTATTAA
- a CDS encoding BCCT family transporter yields MEAREVVKVKDLFDGIKIKVNTNGFYQGYSMPVSVISKFVMSSLLIWALIWPQSANESLGITNTLLLGWFNEFYILTVGGFAFFLLLIAFIPATGKRILGKQSEKPEFSTISWFSMMFGAGLGVGLMVYSTAEPVGLWGSNPAIVAGEVEPYSADALTSSFRYAFTHFGFHMWAIYVVVGLTLAYLSYSRGLPLTIRTALTPLFGRRMNGMLGHVFDIMGMVATILGISVTIGFGVSQFVDGMYAITDMAWLVKVTDGQAPQPSIVGLLTALFLIMSLSIISAVSGVGKGIKYLSNLNLVLSMGLLLTFVVFGSFLFATTTYATALGDYLLHLVEVSFSAYPTDTPLGDWQKGWTTFYWAWQIAFAPFVGLFLARISRGRSLREFVLGAMIAPALFCFVWLVVVGGTAIDAELSGLANGAIINASVTNMLFENLRVLLGNGLFLNLMTMMCLVLIVTFLVTSSDSGILVLNTIASGGNVHASVRHRVLWGVLLTLLIASLLIAGSESGTDPRKAIQNAMVIGALPFNVVMVMMCLSLGKVLFIDCKSSKKALKHCTE; encoded by the coding sequence ATGGAAGCAAGAGAGGTAGTAAAAGTGAAAGATCTATTTGATGGAATAAAGATAAAGGTCAACACTAACGGCTTTTACCAGGGCTACAGCATGCCGGTGTCTGTGATCAGCAAGTTTGTTATGTCTTCCTTGCTGATCTGGGCACTGATATGGCCGCAAAGCGCAAATGAAAGCCTTGGCATTACCAACACCCTGTTATTAGGCTGGTTTAACGAGTTTTATATTTTAACGGTTGGCGGCTTTGCCTTTTTTCTGTTGTTGATTGCGTTTATTCCGGCAACGGGTAAACGGATTTTGGGCAAGCAGAGTGAAAAGCCCGAGTTCTCTACCATTTCTTGGTTTTCCATGATGTTTGGCGCCGGGCTGGGCGTGGGCTTGATGGTGTATTCCACCGCCGAGCCGGTTGGGCTCTGGGGCAGCAACCCGGCCATTGTGGCCGGCGAAGTGGAGCCCTACAGCGCCGATGCCTTAACCTCCAGCTTTCGATACGCCTTTACCCATTTTGGCTTTCATATGTGGGCCATTTACGTGGTGGTGGGCCTGACCCTTGCCTATTTGTCTTATTCCCGCGGGCTGCCGCTGACCATTAGAACGGCGCTCACCCCGTTGTTTGGCCGGCGCATGAACGGCATGCTGGGCCATGTGTTCGACATTATGGGCATGGTGGCCACCATTTTGGGCATTTCCGTGACCATTGGCTTTGGGGTGAGCCAGTTTGTGGATGGCATGTATGCGATCACCGACATGGCATGGCTGGTGAAGGTAACCGACGGCCAGGCACCGCAGCCAAGCATTGTGGGGCTGCTGACGGCGTTGTTCCTGATTATGTCGCTGTCTATTATTTCCGCCGTGTCGGGGGTGGGGAAGGGGATAAAGTATTTATCAAACCTGAACCTGGTGTTATCAATGGGGTTGCTGCTCACCTTTGTGGTGTTTGGCTCCTTTCTGTTTGCCACCACCACCTATGCCACCGCACTGGGTGACTATCTTCTTCACCTGGTTGAGGTGTCATTCTCCGCATACCCGACCGACACGCCCCTGGGTGACTGGCAGAAGGGTTGGACGACCTTTTACTGGGCCTGGCAAATTGCCTTTGCCCCCTTTGTTGGGCTCTTTCTTGCCCGCATCTCACGGGGCCGCTCATTGCGTGAGTTTGTGCTTGGCGCCATGATTGCTCCCGCCCTGTTCTGCTTTGTGTGGCTGGTGGTGGTGGGCGGCACCGCCATCGACGCCGAGCTCAGCGGCCTGGCCAACGGCGCCATTATTAATGCCAGTGTTACCAATATGCTGTTTGAAAACCTGAGAGTGCTGCTGGGCAACGGCCTGTTCCTGAACCTGATGACCATGATGTGTTTGGTGCTGATTGTGACCTTTCTGGTGACCTCATCCGACTCGGGCATTTTGGTATTGAACACCATCGCCTCGGGCGGCAATGTGCATGCCAGCGTGCGCCACCGGGTGCTGTGGGGCGTGCTGTTAACCCTGCTGATTGCCTCTTTGCTGATTGCGGGCAGTGAGTCGGGCACCGACCCACGCAAGGCTATTCAAAATGCCATGGTAATCGGCGCGCTGCCCTTTAATGTGGTCATGGTGATGATGTGCCTTTCATTGGGCAAGGTGCTGTTTATCGACTGCAAAAGCAGTAAGAAAGCCTTAAAGCACTGCACCGAGTAA
- a CDS encoding LysR substrate-binding domain-containing protein, which translates to MKAFHIFHVAASSASYSEAAHKLNITHGAVSKQIKVLEQYLSQPLFYKQGRNVHLTREGELLKSYTEQAFNALDAGVSLLSRLQNPCLEVSCEPTLTMRWLMPRLSDFHQQSGVDVRLSTAGGPVTLGSTGLAMAIRRDDFVSLHDYQKTPLVEEWVGPVCSPEYWELVKADLGNIKLLHSQTRPKAWASWSAGYGDSFLTDNVQQTFAHFYFCIQAAVDGLGAAIGSYPLVVDELKRGNLIAPFGFRLSGHSYILLSQNEAPDEPEHAFIHWLRHNLRECVPTQAEAQGLLPC; encoded by the coding sequence TTGAAGGCGTTCCACATCTTCCATGTGGCGGCATCGTCAGCCAGCTACAGTGAAGCGGCGCACAAGCTGAACATTACCCACGGCGCCGTGAGCAAGCAGATCAAGGTGCTGGAGCAGTATCTTTCTCAGCCCTTGTTTTACAAGCAGGGGCGAAACGTACACCTGACTCGGGAAGGTGAATTGCTGAAAAGCTATACCGAGCAGGCGTTCAATGCCCTGGATGCGGGCGTGAGCTTGCTCTCCCGGCTACAGAACCCGTGCCTGGAGGTGTCTTGTGAGCCCACCTTGACCATGCGCTGGCTGATGCCGCGTTTGTCGGACTTTCACCAGCAATCGGGTGTGGATGTCAGATTGTCGACCGCGGGCGGGCCCGTCACGCTGGGGTCGACCGGGTTGGCCATGGCCATTCGCCGGGATGATTTTGTGTCTCTGCACGACTATCAAAAAACGCCCCTGGTGGAGGAATGGGTCGGGCCCGTCTGCTCACCGGAATATTGGGAGCTGGTCAAAGCCGACCTCGGCAACATCAAGCTGCTCCATAGCCAGACGCGGCCGAAAGCCTGGGCAAGCTGGTCCGCCGGTTATGGTGATTCGTTTCTTACAGACAATGTGCAGCAAACCTTTGCGCATTTTTATTTCTGCATTCAGGCGGCCGTGGACGGGCTGGGCGCGGCCATTGGCTCGTATCCGCTGGTGGTGGATGAGCTGAAACGCGGCAACCTGATCGCCCCCTTCGGGTTTAGGTTGTCCGGCCACAGCTACATTTTGCTGAGCCAGAACGAAGCACCCGATGAGCCGGAACACGCCTTTATTCATTGGCTACGGCACAACCTGCGCGAATGCGTGCCAACCCAGGCCGAGGCACAGGGCCTGCTGCCTTGCTAA
- a CDS encoding LysE family translocator — MEWLSLAVLGLLIVISPGADFILVLKNSVNRGRKAGVWTALGVSLAICVHIAYSMLGISYLISQNEVLFNAVRYAGCGYLFYLGVKGIVTAGANPEVEVMSDSPKEVAVLQCLAQGFLCNLLNPKTMLFFLSIFSQVITPDASGNGSALLYGLYMMALHGLWFCMLAMLFTSSALQQHLLSMKKRLNQACGAGLLTFSALLAIKT; from the coding sequence ATGGAGTGGCTGAGTCTCGCTGTGCTGGGGTTGCTTATCGTCATCAGCCCGGGGGCCGATTTCATTCTGGTGCTGAAAAACAGCGTCAACCGGGGAAGAAAGGCAGGGGTCTGGACGGCGCTCGGCGTCAGCCTGGCCATTTGTGTGCATATCGCCTATTCGATGCTGGGGATCAGTTACCTGATTTCACAGAATGAGGTGCTGTTCAATGCGGTGCGCTATGCAGGCTGTGGCTATTTGTTTTACCTGGGGGTGAAGGGAATAGTAACGGCCGGCGCCAACCCGGAGGTGGAGGTGATGTCGGACAGTCCAAAAGAAGTCGCCGTGTTGCAATGCCTGGCGCAGGGCTTTTTATGTAACCTGCTAAACCCCAAAACCATGCTGTTTTTCCTGAGCATATTCAGTCAGGTGATCACACCGGACGCCAGTGGCAACGGATCAGCGCTACTGTACGGGCTTTACATGATGGCGCTGCACGGGCTCTGGTTCTGCATGTTGGCCATGCTGTTTACCTCCAGCGCATTGCAACAACACCTGCTGAGCATGAAAAAGCGATTAAACCAGGCCTGCGGGGCGGGGCTGCTGACCTTTAGTGCCTTGCTTGCGATTAAGACGTGA
- a CDS encoding DEAD/DEAH box helicase, with translation MQFSSLDLAPELHRALVDCGYSEMTPVQTQAIVPARRGKDLQVTAQTGTGKTAAFALPVLQRMVDKPKATVERRPRALILTPTRELAEQLADNITAYAKYLSISVTALYGGVKMGGQANKLNAGTDLVIATPGRLMEHITLGNVALTDVEFVVLDEADRMLDMGFINDVIKLMQLTAAKRQTLLFSATTSPAVNELAHKVLHNHQQIRVTRVNSTADTVQHVVYPVEEGRKIELFEQLLAENNWFQVLVFTSTKEQADRLQAGLKKNKIEAAVCHGDKSQGNRRRAIADFKSGKLQVLIATEVAARGLDIQGLDHVVNFNLPYLPEDYVHRIGRTGRAGAAGNAISFVSREEEQTLARIEKLIGAPIKRINKPGYEVSDRNPLLKKISRKVLSGRSNKATATTIELEGTEGQGKAKANRIGNDKKRSPSPVRLKKTGTEKAGPKKKKLRGKRAERYSR, from the coding sequence ATGCAATTCTCATCTCTGGATCTGGCCCCCGAGCTGCACCGTGCGCTGGTAGACTGTGGCTACAGTGAAATGACCCCGGTACAAACCCAGGCCATTGTGCCCGCCCGCCGTGGCAAGGATCTGCAGGTAACCGCCCAGACCGGCACCGGCAAAACTGCCGCCTTTGCCCTGCCCGTGCTGCAGCGCATGGTCGACAAGCCCAAGGCCACCGTCGAGCGTCGCCCCCGCGCCCTGATCCTGACCCCGACCCGGGAGCTGGCCGAGCAGCTGGCCGACAACATTACCGCCTATGCCAAGTACCTGTCCATCAGCGTGACCGCCCTCTATGGCGGCGTGAAAATGGGTGGCCAGGCCAACAAGCTGAACGCAGGCACCGACCTGGTGATCGCCACCCCCGGCCGCCTGATGGAGCACATCACCCTCGGCAACGTGGCCCTGACCGACGTGGAATTTGTGGTGCTGGACGAAGCCGACCGCATGCTCGACATGGGCTTTATCAACGACGTGATCAAGCTGATGCAGCTCACCGCGGCCAAGCGCCAGACTTTGCTGTTTTCCGCCACCACCTCGCCGGCGGTGAACGAGCTGGCCCACAAGGTGCTGCACAACCACCAGCAGATCCGCGTGACCCGCGTGAACAGCACCGCCGACACCGTGCAGCACGTGGTGTATCCGGTGGAAGAAGGCCGCAAGATCGAGCTGTTTGAGCAACTGCTGGCCGAGAACAACTGGTTTCAGGTGCTGGTGTTCACCAGCACCAAGGAGCAGGCCGACCGCCTGCAGGCCGGGCTGAAAAAGAACAAGATTGAGGCGGCCGTGTGCCACGGCGACAAGAGCCAGGGCAACCGCCGCCGCGCCATTGCCGACTTCAAGTCCGGCAAGCTGCAGGTGCTGATCGCCACCGAAGTGGCCGCCCGCGGCCTGGACATTCAGGGCCTGGACCATGTGGTGAACTTCAACCTGCCCTACCTGCCGGAAGACTATGTGCACCGCATCGGCCGCACCGGCCGCGCCGGCGCCGCCGGCAACGCCATCTCCTTTGTGAGCCGGGAAGAAGAGCAGACCCTGGCGCGCATAGAAAAGCTGATTGGTGCCCCCATCAAGCGTATTAACAAGCCGGGCTATGAGGTCTCAGACCGAAATCCGCTGCTGAAAAAGATCTCCCGCAAGGTGCTCTCCGGTCGCTCCAACAAGGCCACCGCCACCACCATTGAGCTGGAAGGCACCGAAGGCCAGGGCAAGGCCAAAGCCAACCGCATTGGCAACGACAAAAAACGCAGCCCCAGCCCGGTACGACTGAAAAAGACCGGCACCGAAAAAGCCGGCCCCAAGAAAAAGAAACTGCGCGGCAAGCGCGCCGAGCGGTATTCTCGGTAA
- a CDS encoding NAD-dependent succinate-semialdehyde dehydrogenase — MKTYQLHIEGRWTNGADGVTEAVINPATEETVAQFCHATAADIDRAIASATQGLAEWKAVPQWEKGAILVRAAGLLRERKQHIAGILTEEQGKPLAEALGEVERAADFIEWGGEEARRVAGRLINGRDQGNTIEIRKVPVGVVAAFAPWNFPVVLTAKKLAGLLGAGCSCVVKPAEETPGSAVELIKALLDAGVPGNTLNMVLGKPAEISSALIAHPAIRKITFTGSSPVGKLLAAKAGEMMKPVTMELGGHSPVIIFDDMDVDPLAKMLVAKKFFNAGQVCVSPTRFFVHESLYDQFVASFTEHARALTVGNGADSNTQMGPLANERRLQAMQHLVEDAVAKGAKVEVGGERLGDKGFFFAPTVLTNVSHNADLMSTEIFGPVVPILPFSSEEEVIAIANSVDYGLAAYFFTNNVARRRRVSEQLFAGTIGVNDVPAHIAEVPLGGWGDSGYGVEGGIEALESYMKSQYVSLR; from the coding sequence ATGAAAACCTACCAACTCCATATTGAAGGCCGCTGGACCAACGGTGCCGACGGCGTAACCGAAGCCGTGATCAACCCGGCCACCGAAGAAACCGTAGCCCAATTTTGTCACGCTACCGCTGCCGACATTGACCGGGCCATTGCCTCTGCCACCCAGGGCCTGGCCGAGTGGAAGGCCGTGCCCCAGTGGGAAAAAGGCGCCATTCTGGTGCGCGCCGCCGGCCTGCTGCGCGAGCGCAAACAGCACATTGCCGGCATTCTTACCGAAGAGCAGGGCAAGCCGCTGGCGGAAGCCCTGGGCGAAGTGGAACGCGCCGCCGACTTTATTGAATGGGGTGGTGAAGAGGCCCGCCGCGTGGCCGGCCGCCTGATCAATGGTCGTGACCAGGGCAACACCATTGAAATTCGCAAGGTGCCCGTGGGCGTGGTGGCCGCCTTTGCCCCCTGGAACTTTCCGGTGGTGCTCACCGCCAAGAAACTGGCCGGCCTGTTAGGCGCAGGGTGCTCTTGCGTGGTGAAGCCGGCGGAAGAAACCCCGGGATCGGCGGTAGAGCTGATTAAAGCCCTGCTGGATGCCGGCGTGCCCGGCAACACCCTGAACATGGTGCTGGGCAAGCCGGCCGAGATTTCCAGCGCACTGATTGCCCACCCGGCCATTCGCAAAATTACCTTTACCGGCTCCTCACCGGTGGGCAAGCTGCTGGCCGCCAAGGCCGGCGAAATGATGAAACCGGTCACCATGGAGCTGGGCGGTCACTCCCCGGTGATCATCTTTGATGATATGGACGTAGATCCCCTGGCCAAAATGCTGGTGGCCAAAAAGTTCTTCAACGCCGGTCAGGTGTGCGTGTCTCCTACCCGCTTCTTTGTGCATGAGTCGCTGTATGACCAGTTTGTGGCCAGCTTTACCGAGCACGCCCGGGCACTGACCGTGGGCAATGGCGCCGACAGCAATACCCAGATGGGCCCGCTGGCCAACGAGCGCCGGCTGCAGGCCATGCAGCATCTGGTGGAAGACGCCGTGGCCAAGGGTGCCAAGGTTGAAGTGGGCGGCGAGCGCCTGGGTGACAAGGGCTTTTTCTTTGCCCCGACCGTGCTGACCAACGTGAGCCACAACGCCGATTTGATGAGCACCGAAATCTTTGGCCCCGTCGTGCCCATTCTGCCCTTCTCCAGCGAAGAAGAAGTAATAGCAATCGCCAACAGCGTGGACTACGGCCTGGCCGCCTACTTCTTTACCAACAACGTGGCCCGCCGCCGCCGCGTGAGTGAACAGCTGTTTGCCGGCACCATTGGCGTGAACGACGTGCCGGCCCACATTGCCGAAGTGCCGCTGGGCGGCTGGGGCGACAGTGGCTATGGCGTTGAGGGCGGCATTGAAGCCCTGGAGTCTTACATGAAGAGCCAATACGTGAGCCTGCGCTAA
- a CDS encoding zinc-binding dehydrogenase: MKGKIAVMNQPGSLEYQEYEVPAPAPGAVVVKVLCSNVCGSELHIWAGHHPKKNGGLGHETVGLIHQLGEGVTTDNAGQPVKVGDRIAATYFISCQRCPSCQSGKLNLCENVFSFWAKQPEEAPHFHTTFSTHYYIHPGQFFYKVPDNVPDKLAAGANCALSQVYYGIEQAGVTIQDTLVIQGAGGLGIYATAIAKSKGATVIVIDADAARLALAKEFGADHVLNIKELPTKEERIQAVKALTRGRGADLCLEVAGVTDAFAEGIELVCSGGTLITMGNVTPGKTVAIDPGYLTRNQISIMPIMRYQPRYLNKSLQFLSDNIDKLPFHKMMDAEYSLECIEQALCDSMDRKVTRASIVMEQ; this comes from the coding sequence ATGAAAGGTAAAATTGCAGTGATGAACCAGCCCGGCAGTCTGGAATATCAGGAATATGAGGTTCCTGCTCCCGCCCCGGGCGCCGTGGTGGTAAAGGTGCTGTGCAGCAACGTGTGCGGCTCCGAACTGCACATCTGGGCCGGCCATCACCCCAAGAAGAACGGCGGCCTGGGCCACGAAACCGTGGGCCTGATACACCAGCTGGGTGAAGGCGTGACCACCGACAACGCCGGCCAGCCGGTAAAGGTGGGGGACCGCATTGCCGCCACCTATTTCATCTCTTGTCAGCGTTGCCCTTCCTGCCAGTCGGGCAAGCTGAACCTGTGTGAGAACGTGTTCAGCTTTTGGGCCAAGCAGCCGGAAGAAGCGCCGCACTTTCACACCACCTTCTCTACCCACTATTACATTCACCCGGGCCAGTTCTTTTACAAGGTGCCCGACAATGTGCCCGACAAACTGGCCGCCGGCGCCAACTGCGCCCTGTCTCAGGTGTATTACGGCATTGAGCAGGCGGGCGTGACCATTCAGGACACCCTGGTTATTCAGGGGGCCGGCGGCCTCGGCATTTATGCCACCGCCATCGCCAAGAGCAAGGGCGCCACCGTGATTGTGATTGACGCCGACGCCGCTCGCCTGGCCCTGGCTAAAGAATTTGGTGCCGACCATGTGCTGAACATAAAAGAGCTGCCCACCAAGGAAGAACGCATTCAGGCGGTAAAAGCCCTGACCAGGGGGCGGGGCGCCGACCTGTGCCTGGAAGTAGCCGGCGTGACCGACGCCTTTGCGGAAGGCATTGAGCTGGTCTGCAGCGGCGGCACGCTGATCACCATGGGTAACGTTACCCCGGGCAAAACCGTGGCCATTGACCCCGGCTACCTGACCCGAAACCAGATTTCCATTATGCCGATCATGCGTTACCAGCCCCGCTACCTGAACAAGTCGCTGCAGTTTTTGAGCGACAACATCGACAAGCTGCCCTTTCACAAAATGATGGACGCCGAGTATTCCCTCGAGTGCATAGAGCAGGCATTGTGTGACTCAATGGACCGCAAAGTGACCCGGGCCTCCATTGTGATGGAGCAGTAA